The following are encoded together in the Corticium candelabrum chromosome 1, ooCorCand1.1, whole genome shotgun sequence genome:
- the LOC134186413 gene encoding tafazzin-like isoform X1 — MAKFDWTSFIHWPYSEKTSRSWQLMGNLAYSICHLAANIWMKRLNEMRVINRRNLVQAIFHRHKNVPLITVSNHTSCIDDPLIWSTIQVRPFESLKGHRTCARYIMGAREMVFTRLWHSVFFSWCWVVPIVRGYGVYQRGVNFSLEKLNEGGWVHVFAEGQVNMNPIHKTLRLKWGVGRLVSECVNVPVVLPIWHVGMEDVLPNRSPYIPRICKRVTVLIGDPIDFAEMLSRQSHNRTDDMTSRKEITDVIQEHFHELKRKALRIHSQFLN, encoded by the exons ATGGCGAAATTCGATTGGACAAGTTTTATTCACTGGCCGTACAGCGAAAAGACAAGCCGTAGCTGGCAGTTGATGGGAAACTTGGCCTACAGCATATGTCATCTAGCTGCCAACATCTGGATGAAACGACTAAATGAAATGCGAGTGATTAACAGACGAAATCTCGTCCAAGCCATCTTCCACAGACACAAGAACGTGCCTCTCATCACAGTCAGCAACCACACATCGTGTATTGACGATCCACTCATCTGGTCGACGATACAAGTTCGACCATTCGAATCCTTAAAGGGACACAGGACGTGCGCGCGCTACATAATGGGCGCCAGAGAGATGGTCTTTACTCGTCTGTGGCATTCTGTCTTTTTCAGTTGGTGTTGGGTCGTGCCGATTGTGAGAGGCTATGGTGTCTATCAACGAGGAGTGAATTTCAGTTTAGAGAAGTTGAACGAAGGCGGTTGGGTCCACGTGTTCGCCGAAGGACAAGTGAATATGAATCCAATACACAAGACGTTGAGGTTGAAGTGGGGCGTGGGTAGACTCGTTTCGGAGTGTGTTAACGTTCCGGTTGTGTTGCCTATTTGGCATGTTGGAATGGAAGATGTGCTGCCTAACAGATCGCCATACATACCGAGGATCTGTAAGAGAGTGACCGTGTTGATTGGCGATCCGATTG ATTTCGCAGAGATGTTGTCAAGACAGTCGCACAACAGGACGGACGACATGACAAGTAGGAAAGAGATAACCGACGTCATACAAGAACACTTTCATGAACTGAAGCGAAAGGCACTTCGAATACACTCACAATTTCTCAATTAG
- the LOC134186413 gene encoding tafazzin-like isoform X2: protein MAKFDWTSFIHWPYSEKTSRSWQLMGNLAYSICHLAANIWMKRLNEMRVINRRNLVQAIFHRHKNVPLITVSNHTSCIDDPLIWSTIQVRPFESLKGHRTCARYIMGAREMVFTRLWHSVFFSWCWVVPIVRGYGVYQRGVNFSLEKLNEGGWVHVFAEGQVNMNPIHKTLRLKWGVGRLVSECVNVPVVLPIWHVGMEDVLPNRSPYIPRICKRVTVLIGDPIDVKMDRYRD from the exons ATGGCGAAATTCGATTGGACAAGTTTTATTCACTGGCCGTACAGCGAAAAGACAAGCCGTAGCTGGCAGTTGATGGGAAACTTGGCCTACAGCATATGTCATCTAGCTGCCAACATCTGGATGAAACGACTAAATGAAATGCGAGTGATTAACAGACGAAATCTCGTCCAAGCCATCTTCCACAGACACAAGAACGTGCCTCTCATCACAGTCAGCAACCACACATCGTGTATTGACGATCCACTCATCTGGTCGACGATACAAGTTCGACCATTCGAATCCTTAAAGGGACACAGGACGTGCGCGCGCTACATAATGGGCGCCAGAGAGATGGTCTTTACTCGTCTGTGGCATTCTGTCTTTTTCAGTTGGTGTTGGGTCGTGCCGATTGTGAGAGGCTATGGTGTCTATCAACGAGGAGTGAATTTCAGTTTAGAGAAGTTGAACGAAGGCGGTTGGGTCCACGTGTTCGCCGAAGGACAAGTGAATATGAATCCAATACACAAGACGTTGAGGTTGAAGTGGGGCGTGGGTAGACTCGTTTCGGAGTGTGTTAACGTTCCGGTTGTGTTGCCTATTTGGCATGTTGGAATGGAAGATGTGCTGCCTAACAGATCGCCATACATACCGAGGATCTGTAAGAGAGTGACCGTGTTGATTGGCGATCCGATTG acgtgaagatggacagatacaGAGATTG A